One Cryptomeria japonica chromosome 9, Sugi_1.0, whole genome shotgun sequence genomic window carries:
- the LOC131038667 gene encoding ethylene-responsive transcription factor ERF024 produces MECSCLHKVDKFKVQSSNSATGVGFEYRTTRLCVAWLELDDMKVCIFAPSFIKGLNKQFFDFKFNFKTLLKRKRVIENGMNSVSEKGREALKRREERKELKYIGVRRRSWGKWVSEIREPKKKRRIWLGSYDNPQMAARAYDVAALYLKGSSAILNFPHAVHTLPRPLSSASRDIQSAASRAARTFEPHGPLLFSALPSDGQVQALPGPEEEINTQVCSELSNVEFTMHSSEVDPLKDLLMQSPNMWMDMAEALLLTPPRPTYEFDDTDLLDPLYSIWTDSAI; encoded by the exons ATGGAATGTTCGTGTTTGCATAAAGTTgataagttcaaagttcaaagtagTAACAGTGCCACCGGCGTGGGGTTCGAATACCGTACAACGCGTTTATGTGTGGCCTGGCTGGAATTGGACGACATGAAAGTTTGTATATTTGCACCGTCTTTTATCAAGGGACTGAACAA GCAATTTTTCGATTTCAAGTTCAATTTCAAGACATTGTTGAAGCGTAAACGAGTAATTGAGAACGGTATGAATTCGGTGAGTGAGAAAGGAAGGGAGGCcttgaagagaagagaagagagaaaggAGTTGAAGTACATTGGAGTGCGTCGGCGGAGTTGGGGGAAATGGGTGTCTGAAATTCGGGagccaaagaagaagaggaggatatGGCTGGGGTCATATGACAATCCACAAATGGCCGCTCGGGCTTACGATGTGGCTGCCCTCTATTTGAAGGGCAGCTCCGCCATTCTTAATTTTCCTCACGCTGTACACACGCTGCCTCGCCCTCTTTCCTCTGCCTCTCGGGACATTCAGTCAGCTGCTTCTCGGGCTGCCCGAACATTTGAACCGCACGGACCACTTCTATTTTCTGCTCTCCCTTCGGATGGCCAAGTTCAAGCTTTACCAGGTCCTGAAGAAGAAATTAACACTCAAGTTTGCTCTGAATTGAGCAATGTGGAGTTCACAATGCATTCAAGTGAGGTGGATcccttgaaggatttgttgatgcaGTCGCCCAATATGTGGATGGATATGGCGGAGGCACTCCTCCTCACGCCTCCACGCCCAACTTACGAATTTGATGATACTGATTTACTGGATCCTCTGTATTCTATCTGGACTGACTCGGCCATCTAA
- the LOC131038602 gene encoding ethylene-responsive transcription factor ERF024 has product MNSGSGRKAIDDSGKRGEERKELKYIGVRRRSWGKWVSEIREPKKKRRIWLGSYDNPHVAARAYDAAALSLKGSSAMLNFPHAVNTLPRPISSHSQDIQSAASQAARSFDEHKILLFSDPQSSYSQAQSSDPPKEGIDREICCESGNGEAQQADRMQSMGEVGGWEDLMVESPNMVLNMAEALLVTPPRMHEYDDESESVEPLYSLWND; this is encoded by the coding sequence ATGAATTCAGGGAGTGGGAGAAAAGCAATCGATGATTCGGGTAAAAGAGGAGAAGAGAGAAAGGAATTGAAGTACATAGGGGTGCGTCGTAGGAGTTGGGGGAAATGGGTGTCTGAAATTCGGGagccaaagaaaaagaggagaATATGGCTTGGGTCATATGATAATCCACACGTGGCCGCTAGAGCTTATGATGCCGCTGCCCTGTCTTTAAAGGGGAGCTCCGCCATGCTCAATTTCCCTCACGCTGTGAATACGTTGCCTCGCCCGATTTCATCTCATTCTCAAGACATCCAGTCGGCTGCTTCGCAGGCTGCGAGATCATTTGATGAGCACAAAATACTTCTGTTTTCTGATCCTCAGTCTTCATACTCCCAAGCCCAATCTTCAGATCCCCCAAAAGAaggaattgatagagaaatttgcTGTGAATCGGGCAATGGTGAAGCTCAACAGGCTGATAGAATGCAGTCAATGGGTGAAGTGGGTGGGTGGGAAGATTTAATGGTGGAATCGCCGAACATGGTGCTGAATATGGCGGAGGCTCTTCTTGTGACGCCCCCTCGAATGCATGAATATGATGATGAGAGTGAATCAGTGGAACCACTTTACTCGCTCTGGAATGACTGA